A region of the Stieleria neptunia genome:
GGACAAGAACGTTCGGCAAAAGGGGCCGCTCGGTGCGGAGTATCCACACTGGGAATACTTGATGGAGGGCGATACACCATCGTTCTTGAATCTGATTGACAATGGCTTGAGCGATCCCGAACGTCCGGATTGGGGCGGCTGGGGAGGACGCTACGAACACTACACGCCACGCAAACAAAAGTGGCATCTGCAGGCAGAAACGCGACCGTTTTGGACGAACGCCGAAGACGAAGTGTTAGGCATCGACAACCGCTGGCATTCCGGCAATCACGCGACGATCTGGCGTTGGCGTTTTGCTTACCAAAACGATTTCGCTGCCCGAATGGACTGGACGATTAAGGCTTACGACGAAGCCAATCATCCGCCCGTACCAAAACTTGGACACGCTGACCGACTGACTGCAAAGCCGGGTGAGACAGTCCAACTCAGTGCCGAAGGTTCCAGCGATCCCGACGGCGATGCGTTATCCTATGAATGGTTCTACTATGGCGAAGCCGGCACTTTACTGACTTCCTCCGGGACTTCAGGTCAACCGGTGCCGATTGAGGATTTTGACCAAGTCAAGGCATCCTTTGTCGTTCCGACGAAACGCGTCATGCCCGGCGTCGGGACGATGCACATCATTCTTGCAGTGACCGACCACGGCCAACCTCGTTTGACGCGATACCGGCGGGTCGTCGTCGATGTGAAAAACTGAATTTCTAATTTTACTCAGGAGAATGGAAGTGACGAATTCAACAACGTTGCAAAACCCGGAAACAGCCATGGCCCAGACACCCCCTCAAACCGTCTGGGCGGTTGCAATGACCGCGCCGGGCCAGACCGAGATGCGGTCGTATCCGTATCCGACAATGGATCACGATTCGGCGATCTTGAAAGTTGAGATGTCGGGTATCTGTGGAACCGATCGGCACATCTTCAAAGGTGAAGCGAAGGAGCTACGAGGCAAGTCGATCTACCCGTATGTCGGCGGTCACGAGGTGATCGGAACGATCGTGGAGATCGGAGACAAGGCGGCGCGGACCATGGACTACGACGGTCAGCTGCTCGCTCCTGGCGATCGGGTGGCCATTGCCGTCGAAGTCAATTGCGGCGACTGCTGGTATTGCAGGAATCACTACAACAATTGTACCTGCGAGAATCAGATTCAGGCTTATGGGCTGCATCCGAATTGCGAAACCAAGCCATATTTGCGTGGCGGGTTCGCAGAGTACATGTACATTCGGCCGCGAACGCATTTGTTCAAGATTCCTGAAGAAATGCCAACCGATGTAGCCGTGTTCGTCGAAGAGATGGCCGTGGCTTATCATTCGCTGGCTCGTGCGTCGGCTGCGTTCGCTCCAGTGAACGAGGGCTTCGGTCCGGGAATGTCGGTCGCAGTGTTGGGCAACGGGCCTTTGGGGCTGCTGCACGGTATCATGGCAGAGATCCAGGGGGCAGGGTTGTCGATCGCCACGGATCTCTCTGACCTTCGTCTTGGCAAGGCAAAGAATCTTTATGCCGACGTGACGATGAACGCTGCAACGGTAGGAGTCGAAGAACGCATTGATCGGGCAAAAGAGTTGACCGAAGGCGTCGGACCGGACCTGGTCATCGAATCAAGCGGCGAACCGGAAGTCTTTCTCGAGGCATTGAGGATGGTTCGCAAAGGCGGAACGGTCATCGAAGTGGGCAAC
Encoded here:
- a CDS encoding zinc-dependent alcohol dehydrogenase, producing MTNSTTLQNPETAMAQTPPQTVWAVAMTAPGQTEMRSYPYPTMDHDSAILKVEMSGICGTDRHIFKGEAKELRGKSIYPYVGGHEVIGTIVEIGDKAARTMDYDGQLLAPGDRVAIAVEVNCGDCWYCRNHYNNCTCENQIQAYGLHPNCETKPYLRGGFAEYMYIRPRTHLFKIPEEMPTDVAVFVEEMAVAYHSLARASAAFAPVNEGFGPGMSVAVLGNGPLGLLHGIMAEIQGAGLSIATDLSDLRLGKAKNLYADVTMNAATVGVEERIDRAKELTEGVGPDLVIESSGEPEVFLEALRMVRKGGTVIEVGNWVDLGKNVPLDVMKHIASKNLHIHSVFHCGTNWRPVLKVLQQQAGRYDFPSMITHRMSLDELVDGFGTVTKFDECVKIEVVPHKA